The following coding sequences are from one Brienomyrus brachyistius isolate T26 chromosome 2, BBRACH_0.4, whole genome shotgun sequence window:
- the aldh3b2 gene encoding aldehyde dehydrogenase family 3 member B1 encodes MSAPPSPSPTRWFKALKRTKSGESCMKTCPVLCAELLNRARAAHRAGRAMKESFRHAQLEAVVRMMQDHECDFVDALGKDLHKHRFETVMLELIMVKNEALYAASNLKRWMEPQHMDRTLATSLDEGLVVSEPLGVVLVVGAWSSPVQHCLVPLVGAIAAGNCVIINPSEISSHTAALLLRLLPSYLDNECYHVLLAGTNDLLEIIDLKFDHIFFTGNGTLGSKVAQVAARSLTPVTLVLGGKNPCYVDRQCDIGTTAKRIAWARFQNAGQTMVAPDYVLCHADVRDQLVQALRSSLNQFYGSDPRESCSFGRLVNVETVKRVKDLLWKSGKVAIGGQVNEAEKYVAPTVLTEVVETDPIMQHEVFGPVLPIQTVNSLDEAISLIGQQEKPLCVYVYSSNSKVVSRMMRETSSGTFCANDCVLQSLMPMLPFGGVGSSGMGSYHGRHSFDTFSHRKSCLLRGTRIECVTYLRYPPYDDRNLSLMTWASSLSQKGQGWCQIL; translated from the exons ATGAGCGCTCCACCGAGCCCCTCTCCAACGCGATGGTTCAAAGCATTGAAACG GACCAAGTCTGGGGAGTCATGTATGAAGACTTGCCCTGTTCTGTGTGCGGAGCTGCTGAATCGGGCCAGAGCGGCCCATCGGGCCGGCCGTGCCATGAAGGAGAGCTTCCGACATGCTCAGCTTGAAGCTGTGGTCCGCATGATGCAGGATCACGAGTGTGACTTTGTGGATGCACTAGGCAAAGATCTTCACAAG CACCGATTTGAGACTGTGATGTTAGAGCTGATCATGGTGAAGAATGAGGCTCTTTATGCAGCCAGTAACTTGAAGAGGTGGATGGAACCACAACACATGGATCGTACACTG GCCACCTCACTGGATGAGGGCCTGGTGGTGAGCGAGCCCCTTGGAGTGGTTCTGGTTGTGGGAGCATGGAGCAGCCCGGTTCAGCACTGCCTGGTACCACTAGTTGGGGCCATTGCTGCAG GGAACTGTGTTATCATCAACCCCTCGGAAATTAGTTCTCACACAGCGGCCCTTCTACTTAGACTCCTTCCTTCCTACCTCGATAAT GAATGTTACCATGTGCTCCTGGCCGGGACCAATGACCTACTGGAAATTATAGACCTAAAATTTGATCACATCTTCTTTACTG GCAATGGGACCCTTGGGAGTAAGGTTGCGCAAGTTGCTGCACGGTCGCTGACCCCGGTCACACTGGTTCTGGGTGGTAAGAACCCATGCTATGTGGACCGGCAGTGTGACATTGGCACGACGGCCAAGCGCATCGCCTGGGCTCGCTTCCAGAACGCCGGACAGACCATGGTGGCTCCTGACTACGTGCTGTGCCATGCAGACGTGCGTGACCAGCTGGTGCAGGCCCTGCGCTCCTCCCTCAACCAGTTCTATGGGTCGGACCCACGTGAGTCTTGCAGCTTTGGGCGCCTGGTCAACGTGGAGACCGTCAAACGAGTGAAAGACCTACTCTGGAAGTCTGGGAAAGTGGCCATTGGGGGACAAGTGAATGAGGCTGAGAAGTACGTGG CACCCACGGTTCTGACTGAGGTGGTGGAGACAGACCCCATCATGCAGCATGAGGTCTTTGGCCCAGTTCTCCCCATCCAGACTGTCAACAGTTTGGATGAGGCCATTTCTCTTATTGGGCAGCAGGAGAAACCCCTCTGTGTCTACGTCTACTCCAGCAACAGCaag GTCGTCTCCCGGATGATGAGAGAAACCTCCAGTGGCACCTTCTGTGCCAATGACTGTGTGTTGCAAAGCTTGATGCCCATGCTTCCCTTTGGAGGAGTAG GTTCCAGTGGAATGGGCTCCTACCACGGCCGCCACAGCTTCGACACTTTCTCCCATAGGAAGTCCTGCCTTCTCCGGGGTACACGCATTGAGTGTGTCACCTATTTGCGCTACCCACCCTATGACGACCGCAACCTGTCTCTGATGACATGGGCCAGTAGCCTGTCACAAAAGGGCCAGGGCTGGTGCCAGATTCTGTGA
- the mmab gene encoding corrinoid adenosyltransferase isoform X2 yields the protein MASVVLKRFPQCCVMSFVMCVRARLLPPLCAARKCRSYASSPEGGDRVPKIYTKTGDKGFSSTFTGERRPKEDPVFEALGAADELSAAIGLAREFCLDHGHPFTEELDKIQCILQDVGSNIATPLSSARESHTKKTKFSAHAVSDLECWIDRYTAELPPLKNFILPSGGKSSTSLHVARTACRRAERRLSDYLFVVARYAALKEGQQERIYQRPE from the exons ATGGCTTCGGTGGTGCTGAAACGTTTCCCTCAGTGCTGCGTGATGTCTTTTGTAATGTGTGTTCGTGCGCGATTGTTGCCACCTTTATGTGCAGCAAGAAAATGCCGAAG TTACGCATCATCCCCTGAAGGTGGCGATAGAGTTCCAAAGATTTACACGAAGACCGGTGACAAAG GCTTCTCCAGTACATTTACTGGGGAGAGAAGACCAAAGGAGGATCCTGTATTTGAAGCCTTGGGAGCGGCAGATGAACTCTCTGCAGCAATAGG ATTGGCCAGGGAGTTTTGTCTTGATCATGGGCATCCCTTCACAGAAGAACTCGACAAG ATACAATGTATCCTGCAAGACGTGGGATCAAACATTGCAACACCCCTGTCATCGGCAAGAGAGAGTCACACAA AAAAGACAAAGTTTAGTGCTCACGCTGTGTCAGACCTCGAGTGCTGGATCGACAGGTACACAGCAGAACTTCCTCCACTGAAAAACTTCATTCTCCCG AGTGGTGGGAAGAGCAGCACATCGCTCCACGTGGCCCGGACAGCCTGCCGCAGAGCTGAGCGCAG GCTGAGTGACTATCTGTTCGTAGTGGCCCGATACGCAGCTCTGAAGGAGGGTCAGCAGGAGAGAATCTACCAGAGACCTGAATGA
- the mmab gene encoding corrinoid adenosyltransferase isoform X1 has product MASVVLKRFPQCCVMSFVMCVRARLLPPLCAARKCRSYASSPEGGDRVPKIYTKTGDKGFSSTFTGERRPKEDPVFEALGAADELSAAIGLAREFCLDHGHPFTEELDKIQCILQDVGSNIATPLSSARESHTKKTKFSAHAVSDLECWIDRYTAELPPLKNFILPSGGKSSTSLHVARTACRRAERRAIPIVRAGEADPDVAIFLNRLSDYLFVVARYAALKEGQQERIYQRPE; this is encoded by the exons ATGGCTTCGGTGGTGCTGAAACGTTTCCCTCAGTGCTGCGTGATGTCTTTTGTAATGTGTGTTCGTGCGCGATTGTTGCCACCTTTATGTGCAGCAAGAAAATGCCGAAG TTACGCATCATCCCCTGAAGGTGGCGATAGAGTTCCAAAGATTTACACGAAGACCGGTGACAAAG GCTTCTCCAGTACATTTACTGGGGAGAGAAGACCAAAGGAGGATCCTGTATTTGAAGCCTTGGGAGCGGCAGATGAACTCTCTGCAGCAATAGG ATTGGCCAGGGAGTTTTGTCTTGATCATGGGCATCCCTTCACAGAAGAACTCGACAAG ATACAATGTATCCTGCAAGACGTGGGATCAAACATTGCAACACCCCTGTCATCGGCAAGAGAGAGTCACACAA AAAAGACAAAGTTTAGTGCTCACGCTGTGTCAGACCTCGAGTGCTGGATCGACAGGTACACAGCAGAACTTCCTCCACTGAAAAACTTCATTCTCCCG AGTGGTGGGAAGAGCAGCACATCGCTCCACGTGGCCCGGACAGCCTGCCGCAGAGCTGAGCGCAG GGCAATTCCCATAGTACGGGCAGGGGAAGCAGACCCAGACGTGGCCATATTTCTCAACAG GCTGAGTGACTATCTGTTCGTAGTGGCCCGATACGCAGCTCTGAAGGAGGGTCAGCAGGAGAGAATCTACCAGAGACCTGAATGA
- the mvk gene encoding mevalonate kinase: MDNLDFTFSAPGKAILHGEHAVVHGKVALAVSLNLRTYLRLQSSSTGKVSLCLPNIHTFMSWDVSSLLPLRTNTAADPKDMCELDAVLVQRLHHFTGFPSETPDTSAMAIMAFLYIYLSVFAESRLLPSFSISVWSELPPGAGLGSSAAYSVCLSAAMLSLRGSVSSTLVGTELTTGWSKEELELINSWAFQGERVIHGTPSGVDNAVGTWGGILRYHAGTITPLSRVPVLRILLTNTKVPRSTKSLVAGVRDKIKKFPSVMHPVLESIDAVSATCERTLEEMASDPMPEHYAVLEELIDINQHHLAVLGVGHASLDTLCRITLAHGLHSKLTGAGGGGCGITLLRPDADWSVVQNVIQELKDCGYDCWETSIGVPGVCLHSASSLTEEVAQALNSN, encoded by the exons ATGGATAATTTAGACTTTACATTTTCTGCACCTGGCAAAGCTATCCTCCACGGAGAACACGCCGTGGTCCATGGAAAA GTGGCCCTGGCAGTGAGCTTGAACCTACGGACTTACCTGCGCCTACAGTCCAGCTCCACTGGGAAAGTGAGCCTCTGTCTACCCAATATCCACACTTTCATGTCCTGGGATGTCTCCTCTCTGCTGCCACTGCGAACTAATACAGCAG CTGACCCAAAGGATATGTGTGAGCTGGATGCAGTGCTGGTGCAGAGGCTGCACCATTTCACAGGTTTTCCCAGTGAGACGCCCGACACCAGTGCTATGGCTATCATGGCCTTCCTCTACATTTACCTTTCCGTCTTTGCCGAATCGCG GTTGCTCCCGAGTTTCTCCATATCGGTGTGGTCGGAGTTACCCCCCGGGGCTGGTCTCGGCTCCAGTGCGGCGTACTCTGTCTGCCTCTCAGCGGCCATGCTGTCTCTCAgaggctctgtctcctctacCCTGGTGGGGACAGAGCTCACAACAGG GTGGAGTAAAGAGGAGCTGGAGCTGATCAACTCTTGGGCATTTCAGGGAGAGAGGGTGATCCATGGCACTCCATCTGGAGTGGACAACGCGGTGGGAACGTGGG gaGGTATTTTGCGATATCATGCTGGGACCATCACGCCCCTGAGCAG GGTCCCCGTATTAAGAATCCTGCTCACGAACACCAAAGTCCCACGCAGCACGAAGTCACTCGTCGCCGGAGTGAGGGACAAAATTAAAAAG TTTCCCTCCGTGATGCATCCAGTACTGGAGTCGATCGACGCTGTTTCTGCCACCTGTGAGCGCACTCTGGAGGAAATGGCCAGTGACCCAATGCCAGAGCACTATGCTGTCTTAGAG GAACTGATAGACATCAATCAGCACCACCTGGCAGTGCTGGGTGTTGGACACGCCTCCCTGGACACCCTGTGTCGCATCACGCTGGCTCACGGGCTGCACAGCAAACTGACGGgcgcggggggagggggctgtggCATCACCCTCCTCAGGCCAG ATGCTGACTGGTCTGTGGTCCAAAATGTCATCCAGGAACTAAAAGACTGTGGCTACGATTGCTGGGAGACAAGCATCGGCGTACCGGGTGTGTGCCTGCATTCTGCGTCCTCCCTCACAGAGGAGGTGGCCCAGGCTTTGAATAGCAACTGA